Proteins found in one Erythrobacter sp. KY5 genomic segment:
- the trpS gene encoding tryptophan--tRNA ligase gives MRVVSGIQPTGKPHLGNYLGAIVNYVKLQDEAHSAGGECFIFLADLHAISQPHDPAELTQNTREMVATLVACGVDPAKTILFNQAQVPAHAELQWLLNGTARMGWLGRMTQWKDKAGKNREGQSVALFTYPVLQAADVLLYQATHVPVGEDQKQHLELARDIAQKFNNDFCPEDAPLFTLPEPYIPPAAARIMSLRDGTAKMSKSDPSDMSRISLTDDPDTVMKKVKKAKTDPEPLPSEEKGLEDRAEAKNLVGIYAALTGKSTAEVLAEHGGQGFGAFKPALGEVLVETLRPINTRFLELKDDQEALDAILARGAAQAREHGLPTLDAAYKALGLVRG, from the coding sequence ATGCGTGTCGTCTCTGGCATCCAGCCCACCGGTAAACCGCATCTCGGCAACTACCTTGGCGCGATCGTCAATTACGTGAAGCTGCAGGACGAGGCGCATTCCGCAGGCGGCGAGTGTTTCATTTTCCTCGCCGACCTGCACGCGATCTCGCAGCCGCATGACCCGGCCGAGCTTACCCAGAATACCCGCGAGATGGTCGCGACGCTGGTTGCCTGCGGGGTCGATCCGGCGAAGACCATTTTGTTCAACCAGGCGCAGGTTCCCGCCCACGCTGAGCTGCAATGGCTTTTGAACGGCACGGCGCGCATGGGCTGGCTGGGTCGCATGACGCAGTGGAAGGACAAGGCGGGCAAGAACCGCGAAGGCCAGTCGGTCGCGCTGTTCACCTATCCCGTTTTGCAGGCCGCAGACGTGCTGCTGTATCAGGCGACGCACGTGCCGGTGGGCGAGGATCAGAAGCAGCACCTCGAGCTTGCCCGCGACATCGCGCAGAAGTTCAACAACGATTTCTGCCCCGAAGATGCGCCGCTTTTCACACTGCCCGAACCCTACATCCCCCCTGCCGCCGCGCGCATCATGAGCCTGCGCGATGGCACGGCCAAGATGAGCAAGTCCGACCCGTCGGACATGAGCCGCATCAGCCTGACCGACGATCCCGACACGGTGATGAAGAAGGTCAAGAAAGCCAAGACCGATCCCGAACCCCTTCCGTCGGAAGAAAAGGGCCTTGAGGACCGCGCCGAAGCAAAGAACCTTGTCGGCATTTATGCCGCGCTGACCGGCAAGAGCACAGCAGAGGTCCTCGCCGAGCATGGCGGACAGGGCTTTGGCGCGTTCAAGCCTGCGCTGGGCGAAGTGCTTGTGGAAACTCTGCGCCCGATCAATACGCGTTTTCTTGAGCTCAAGGACGATCAGGAGGCGCTCGACGCCATTCTTGCGCGCGGTGCTGCACAGGCGCGCGAACATGGCCTGCCGACGCTGGACGCCGCTTACAAGGCGCTGGGTCTGGTTAGGGGCTGA
- a CDS encoding DUF4136 domain-containing protein, with product MNRIAMSSRSNRFRRYSRLALAGIATVTLAACAPSFKADVSRFQAQLPAPQGQTFAVVPEDPQLAGGLEFSLYADMVAAEMAQLGYTRAANPENANLLVRFDYTIDNGRERIRTQPGVGGFGAFGPWGPWGGFGGWRGGWGYGFADPFFGGFGGPNVRSYTIFTSGIDLLIDNTSTGERVFEGRAESVSRSNRLQNIVPNLVDAIFTDFPGNNGEAVRITIREDGNEVRAQR from the coding sequence ATGAACCGTATTGCTATGTCATCGCGTTCGAACCGTTTCCGTCGCTATTCGCGCCTCGCTCTTGCAGGTATCGCGACCGTGACGCTCGCCGCATGCGCCCCCTCTTTCAAGGCCGACGTGTCGCGCTTTCAGGCGCAATTGCCTGCGCCGCAGGGCCAGACCTTTGCCGTGGTTCCCGAGGATCCGCAGCTTGCAGGCGGCCTCGAATTCTCGCTCTATGCCGATATGGTTGCTGCCGAAATGGCGCAGCTCGGCTACACCCGCGCGGCGAACCCTGAAAACGCGAACCTCCTGGTCCGCTTCGATTATACGATCGACAATGGGCGCGAACGCATTCGCACACAGCCCGGTGTTGGCGGCTTTGGCGCTTTCGGCCCGTGGGGTCCATGGGGCGGCTTTGGCGGCTGGCGCGGGGGTTGGGGCTATGGCTTTGCCGATCCGTTCTTCGGCGGCTTTGGCGGACCCAATGTGCGCAGTTACACAATCTTCACCAGCGGCATCGATTTGCTGATCGACAACACCAGCACGGGTGAACGCGTGTTCGAAGGCCGCGCTGAAAGCGTCTCGCGCTCGAACCGGTTGCAGAACATCGTCCCCAATCTCGTTGACGCGATCTTCACAGATTTCCCCGGTAACAACGGTGAGGCGGTGCGCATCACGATCCGCGAAGATGGCAACGAAGTGAGAGCGCAGCGTTAA